The Pantoea phytobeneficialis genome has a segment encoding these proteins:
- the umuD gene encoding translesion error-prone DNA polymerase V autoproteolytic subunit, giving the protein MRPMPGAPPHQLPLFLERVHCGFPSPAADYVERRLDLNKHLVAHPNATYFVRVEGDSMRDANISEGDLLVVDSALDAKHGDIVVAAINGEFTVKRLQQFPRVQLLAMNPRYAPITPGEDEQLEIFGVVTFIIYAAR; this is encoded by the coding sequence ATGCGTCCGATGCCCGGTGCGCCGCCGCATCAATTGCCACTCTTTCTTGAGCGAGTCCACTGCGGCTTCCCCTCCCCGGCAGCAGATTACGTCGAGCGCAGACTGGATCTGAACAAGCATCTGGTCGCCCATCCCAACGCCACCTATTTTGTCCGGGTGGAAGGGGATTCCATGCGCGACGCGAATATCAGTGAAGGGGATTTACTGGTGGTCGACAGTGCGCTGGATGCGAAACATGGCGATATTGTGGTGGCGGCCATTAACGGCGAGTTTACGGTTAAACGGTTACAACAGTTTCCGCGTGTGCAACTGCTCGCCATGAACCCACGCTACGCGCCGATTACCCCGGGAGAAGATGAACAACTGGAGATCTTTGGCGTGGTGACTTTTATTATTTATGCGGCACGTTGA
- a CDS encoding glycoside hydrolase family 28 protein gives MKKTTFGFALVAVSLTPLYAAAAPFLCSPADFGGKGDGVTLNTRAIQQAIDLCAQKGGGKVTLGSGVWLSGPIALKSNVRLVIPDGVTLKATPDTRQFVDAFLGRPTQPNEAFILANGVSHVAIEGGGTIDGNGAQAWWPAAIDLRNTVRSGHPEAFTAKYKGIPLANGMPRPWLVEMNNVSSSEIHHIRLTNSPMWNLVLRNSHQLNIDQLTVDNPITSPNTDGIDIVSSTDIRIKHADISTGDDHIAIKSGITVGSGGKSENITVQDSVMRQGHGISLGSETINGIGNVVVSHVRFIGAENGLRVKSGRDRGNKIGPFLVDHVTMTNVATPLLVTDSYSGQAGAAGHSLVAPITPAPVTATTPFISGITVNHLAATGAKYAMILSGLPEAPITDVNLHHIAITAEYGVQARYVTARLDHVSVSANKGKTLAEGPAVTLHRENSSIN, from the coding sequence ATGAAGAAAACAACGTTTGGTTTTGCTTTAGTCGCCGTAAGCCTTACTCCCTTGTACGCCGCTGCCGCACCCTTTCTTTGCTCCCCCGCTGATTTCGGTGGCAAGGGCGATGGCGTAACGCTGAATACCAGGGCCATTCAACAAGCGATTGATCTGTGTGCGCAAAAAGGCGGAGGTAAAGTCACACTGGGGTCAGGGGTGTGGCTTTCAGGTCCGATCGCGTTAAAAAGCAACGTGAGATTAGTGATTCCCGACGGCGTTACCCTGAAAGCCACCCCCGATACTCGCCAGTTCGTGGATGCCTTTCTTGGCAGGCCCACACAGCCGAATGAGGCATTCATCCTCGCCAATGGTGTCAGTCATGTGGCGATTGAGGGTGGCGGGACCATTGATGGCAACGGTGCGCAAGCCTGGTGGCCAGCCGCGATCGATTTGCGCAATACCGTCAGGTCCGGCCATCCGGAGGCTTTTACAGCAAAATATAAAGGGATACCTCTGGCAAATGGCATGCCCAGGCCCTGGCTGGTGGAAATGAATAATGTGTCATCCTCAGAGATTCATCATATCCGGCTGACCAACTCCCCCATGTGGAACCTGGTACTCAGAAATAGCCATCAGCTGAACATTGATCAACTGACCGTCGATAACCCCATCACCTCACCGAATACCGATGGTATCGATATCGTTTCTTCTACAGACATCCGGATAAAACACGCCGACATCAGTACCGGTGATGATCATATCGCCATCAAATCAGGTATCACCGTGGGCAGCGGAGGAAAATCTGAAAATATCACTGTTCAGGATTCCGTGATGAGACAAGGACATGGGATTTCACTGGGTAGCGAGACGATCAACGGTATCGGCAATGTGGTGGTTTCACATGTGAGATTTATCGGCGCAGAAAATGGGCTGCGCGTGAAATCAGGTCGCGATCGCGGCAACAAGATTGGGCCATTCCTGGTTGACCATGTGACGATGACAAATGTTGCCACACCGCTGCTGGTTACCGACAGTTACTCCGGTCAGGCCGGTGCGGCAGGTCATTCACTGGTTGCCCCTATCACGCCAGCGCCGGTGACGGCCACCACGCCTTTTATCTCAGGTATCACCGTCAATCATCTGGCGGCGACCGGTGCCAAATACGCCATGATATTGAGCGGATTGCCGGAAGCACCGATCACCGATGTCAATCTGCACCATATTGCCATCACCGCTGAATACGGGGTGCAGGCCAGATACGTCACCGCAAGGCTGGATCATGTGTCTGTTAGCGCAAATAAAGGAAAAACGCTGGCTGAGGGACCGGCGGTGACATTACACCGGGAAAACTCATCAATTAATTGA
- the otsB gene encoding trehalose-phosphatase, whose product MTPAVHEISTLPSLSGGLFAFFFDVDGTLATIQPQPEMVAIPASVRQHLQQLSNLNHGALALVSGRPIAQLDDLVAPLEASAAGVHGAERRDASGRIHRHSLPADVAQTLQRELQETLDQWPGTQLEAKGMAFALHYRQAMTYEQAVIKLAQDAVARFPGLALQPGKCVVELKPQGIDKGAAIREFMREAPFAGRIPVFVGDDLTDEQGFLAVNALGGISVKVGEGSSYARYRLSSVDAVWSWLEQLLLQSKHDNVGKESRL is encoded by the coding sequence GTGACCCCAGCGGTACATGAGATCAGCACCCTACCGTCGTTGAGCGGCGGGCTTTTTGCCTTCTTTTTTGATGTTGATGGCACGCTGGCGACGATTCAACCGCAGCCCGAGATGGTGGCGATACCTGCATCGGTGCGCCAGCATCTGCAACAACTCTCCAATCTTAATCACGGCGCGCTGGCGCTGGTGTCTGGTCGACCGATTGCGCAACTGGATGACCTGGTTGCGCCGCTGGAAGCCTCAGCGGCAGGTGTGCACGGGGCTGAACGCCGTGATGCCAGTGGCCGTATACATCGCCACTCACTGCCCGCCGATGTTGCGCAAACGCTGCAACGGGAATTGCAGGAAACGCTGGATCAATGGCCCGGCACTCAGCTGGAAGCCAAAGGGATGGCGTTTGCGCTGCATTATCGTCAGGCGATGACATATGAACAGGCGGTTATCAAGCTGGCGCAGGATGCTGTCGCCCGTTTTCCGGGGCTGGCGCTGCAACCGGGAAAATGCGTGGTGGAACTGAAACCGCAGGGCATCGATAAAGGCGCGGCGATCCGTGAATTTATGCGAGAAGCGCCTTTTGCCGGACGCATTCCGGTATTTGTGGGAGACGACCTGACAGATGAACAAGGCTTCCTGGCGGTTAACGCCCTGGGCGGTATCTCAGTCAAGGTCGGAGAAGGTTCCAGCTATGCGCGCTACCGCCTCAGCAGTGTGGATGCGGTCTGGAGCTGGCTGGAACAATTACTATTACAATCAAAGCATGACAACGTCGGTAAGGAGTCAAGGTTATGA
- the otsA gene encoding alpha,alpha-trehalose-phosphate synthase produces the protein MSRLVVVSNRIAIPDGTKASAGGLAVGLLDALKTTGGLWFGWNGEISEISGEEEDEVSVSEVDGITYAAMPLNQNDYDLYYCQFSNTVIWPAFHYRLDLVQFQREAWEGYCRVNTLLADRLKPLLRADDILWIHDYHLLPFAAELRKQGINNRIGFFLHIPFPTPEIFNALPPHQALLEMLCDYDLLGFQTESDRVAFLDSLSQLTQLQNKGEKKHRAFGNTFMTEVYPIGIEPDSIKEMAEGPLPPKMAAMKRELGDVQNIIACERLDYSKGLPERFLAYEALLEHYPQHRGNIRYSQIAPTSRGEVQAYQDIRHQLETEAGRINGKYGTLGWTPLYYLNQHFDRRLLMKIFRLTDVGLITPLRDGMNLVAKEYVAAQDPDDPGVLILSRFAGAANELTSALIVNPYDRDEVAAALDRALTMPRTERISRYNDMMAVLRQHDISHWRERFLADLNTLPERSADHGTAQKVATFPKLA, from the coding sequence ATGAGTCGCTTAGTAGTCGTATCTAACCGTATTGCCATTCCTGATGGGACCAAAGCCAGTGCAGGCGGCCTCGCCGTGGGTTTACTGGATGCGCTGAAAACCACCGGAGGATTATGGTTTGGCTGGAACGGCGAGATCAGCGAGATTTCCGGTGAAGAAGAGGATGAGGTGAGTGTCAGCGAGGTTGACGGCATCACCTATGCTGCGATGCCGCTGAATCAGAATGATTATGATCTTTACTACTGCCAGTTCTCCAACACCGTTATCTGGCCAGCTTTCCATTATCGCCTCGATCTGGTGCAGTTTCAGCGCGAAGCCTGGGAGGGCTATTGCCGCGTCAATACCCTGTTGGCGGATCGCCTGAAACCGCTGTTACGTGCAGACGATATTTTATGGATTCACGATTATCATTTGCTGCCCTTTGCCGCCGAGTTGCGCAAACAGGGTATTAACAACCGTATCGGATTCTTTCTGCATATCCCGTTCCCGACGCCGGAAATCTTCAATGCGCTGCCACCCCATCAGGCGCTGCTGGAGATGCTGTGCGACTACGACTTGTTGGGTTTCCAGACAGAATCCGATCGCGTGGCCTTTCTCGATAGCCTGAGCCAGTTGACGCAGCTACAGAATAAAGGTGAGAAGAAACATCGGGCGTTCGGCAATACGTTTATGACCGAGGTCTACCCGATTGGTATCGAGCCTGACAGTATTAAAGAGATGGCTGAGGGGCCGTTGCCACCGAAAATGGCGGCGATGAAGCGGGAACTGGGGGATGTGCAGAACATCATCGCCTGTGAGCGACTGGATTACTCCAAGGGCCTGCCAGAGCGTTTTCTGGCCTATGAAGCGTTGCTGGAGCATTACCCACAGCATCGCGGCAACATCCGCTATTCGCAGATCGCGCCAACCTCACGCGGTGAGGTGCAGGCTTATCAGGACATTCGTCATCAGCTGGAAACCGAAGCCGGACGTATCAACGGGAAATATGGCACGCTGGGCTGGACGCCGCTTTATTACCTCAACCAGCATTTTGATCGCCGTCTGTTAATGAAGATTTTCCGCCTGACGGACGTAGGGCTGATCACGCCGTTACGTGATGGCATGAATCTGGTGGCGAAGGAGTACGTGGCGGCGCAGGACCCGGATGACCCTGGTGTACTGATTCTGTCGCGCTTTGCCGGCGCGGCTAACGAGCTGACGTCAGCCTTAATCGTCAACCCTTATGACCGCGATGAAGTCGCCGCCGCGCTGGACCGGGCGCTGACCATGCCACGTACTGAGCGTATATCGCGTTATAACGACATGATGGCGGTATTGCGACAACACGATATCTCACACTGGCGTGAGCGTTTCCTGGCGGATTTAAACACCCTGCCGGAACGCAGCGCAGATCACGGTACCGCGCAGAAAGTCGCAACCTTTCCGAAACTGGCCTGA
- the flhD gene encoding flagellar transcriptional regulator FlhD, with protein sequence MGTSELLKHIYDINLSYLLLAQRLINQEKASAMFRLGIDESMADALSQLTLPEMVKLAETNQLVCQFRFTDHNIINRLTQESRVDDLQQIHTGILLSSRLLRNASKDDVGTKKRAV encoded by the coding sequence ATGGGTACATCAGAATTACTAAAACATATCTATGACATCAACTTGTCATATTTGTTACTTGCTCAGCGTTTAATTAACCAGGAAAAAGCTTCAGCAATGTTTCGTTTGGGTATCGATGAGTCGATGGCCGATGCATTGTCACAATTAACTCTACCTGAGATGGTAAAATTAGCGGAAACCAATCAACTGGTTTGCCAGTTCCGCTTCACTGACCACAACATTATTAATCGCCTGACACAAGAATCGCGCGTGGATGATTTACAACAAATCCACACCGGTATTTTATTATCCAGCCGTTTACTGCGTAACGCGTCCAAAGACGACGTTGGCACGAAAAAGAGGGCGGTATAA
- the flhC gene encoding flagellar transcriptional regulator FlhC — protein MSEKSIVQEARDIQLAMELITLGARLQMLESETQLSRGRLIKLYKELRGSPPPKGMLPFSTDWFMTWEQNIHASMFCNAWQFLLKTGLSNGVEAVIKAYRLYLEQCPQSDDGPLLALTRAWTLVRFVESGMLELSDCKCCNGSFINHAHQPAGSFVCSLCQPPSRAVKRRKLSADSADTFPQLLDEQVKHAV, from the coding sequence ATGAGCGAAAAAAGTATTGTTCAGGAAGCGCGCGACATTCAACTCGCCATGGAGTTGATTACGCTGGGCGCGCGACTGCAAATGCTGGAAAGTGAAACGCAGCTGAGCCGCGGTCGCCTGATTAAGTTGTACAAAGAACTGCGCGGTAGCCCACCGCCAAAAGGGATGTTGCCGTTCTCCACTGACTGGTTCATGACCTGGGAACAAAATATCCATGCTTCCATGTTCTGTAACGCCTGGCAGTTCCTGTTAAAAACCGGGTTGAGCAACGGTGTGGAAGCGGTAATCAAAGCGTACCGTCTCTATCTTGAGCAGTGTCCACAATCTGATGATGGCCCGCTGCTGGCGCTGACGCGTGCGTGGACGCTGGTACGATTTGTGGAAAGTGGCATGCTGGAACTCTCCGATTGTAAATGCTGCAACGGTAGCTTTATTAACCACGCACATCAGCCAGCAGGCAGCTTTGTGTGCAGCCTGTGCCAGCCGCCATCACGCGCGGTAAAAAGACGTAAACTTTCTGCAGATTCTGCCGATACCTTTCCACAACTGCTGGATGAACAGGTTAAACACGCCGTTTAA
- the motA gene encoding flagellar motor stator protein MotA: MLIILGYIVVLGSVLGGYLLVGGHLGALYQPSELLIIGGAAVGAFLVGNNGKAIKKTLKAFPLLMRGSKYNKAVYMDLMALLYRLMAKSRQQGMLSLERDIEDPSQSEIFANYPRILADKQLVDFITDYLRLMVSGNMNAFEIEALMDEEIETYEHECEVPAQSLSAVGDGLPAFGIVAAVMGVVHALASADRPAAELGALVAHAMVGTFLGILLAYGFISPLASLLRQKCAESTKMMQCIKVTLLSSLNGYAPQIAVEFGRKTLYSTERPSFQELEEHVRNAKNPAKQTSDEAS; the protein is encoded by the coding sequence GTGCTGATTATTCTGGGTTATATCGTGGTCCTCGGGTCCGTGTTAGGCGGCTACTTGTTGGTTGGCGGCCATCTGGGCGCGCTTTATCAGCCATCGGAGTTGCTGATAATTGGCGGCGCTGCCGTTGGTGCTTTTTTGGTCGGTAACAATGGCAAGGCAATTAAAAAGACCTTAAAAGCATTTCCCTTGTTAATGCGCGGCTCGAAATATAACAAAGCCGTATACATGGATTTAATGGCTCTGCTGTATCGCCTGATGGCGAAATCCCGTCAGCAGGGGATGTTATCTCTCGAGCGCGATATTGAAGATCCCAGTCAGAGTGAAATTTTTGCTAACTATCCGCGTATTCTGGCCGATAAACAGTTAGTGGATTTTATTACCGATTATTTGCGTTTGATGGTGAGCGGAAATATGAACGCCTTCGAAATCGAAGCGTTGATGGACGAAGAAATTGAGACCTATGAGCACGAGTGTGAAGTGCCAGCGCAAAGTTTATCCGCGGTCGGTGACGGCTTACCCGCCTTTGGTATCGTGGCAGCGGTAATGGGCGTGGTGCACGCACTGGCATCGGCGGACCGTCCGGCAGCAGAACTGGGTGCGTTGGTGGCACATGCGATGGTGGGGACCTTCCTTGGCATCCTGCTGGCTTACGGCTTTATTTCGCCGCTGGCCTCACTGTTACGTCAGAAATGCGCTGAATCCACCAAGATGATGCAGTGCATTAAAGTGACCTTGCTCTCCAGTCTCAACGGTTACGCCCCGCAGATCGCGGTGGAGTTTGGGCGTAAAACCCTGTACTCCACAGAACGTCCGTCGTTCCAGGAGTTGGAAGAACACGTACGCAACGCGAAAAACCCGGCTAAACAGACCTCGGATGAAGCCTCATGA
- the motB gene encoding flagellar motor protein MotB codes for MKHGNRPIVLIKRRKHKRHEGGHGSWKIAYADFMTAMMAFFMVMWLLSIANPQQLIQIAEYFRTPLKVALTGGQRSSDSDSPIPGGGDDPTKKQGEVKKAVDMDAQKRQLDDIRLNRLREKLDQLIEADPRLKALRPHLIINMVEEGLRIQIIDSQNRPMFKTGSAEVEPYMRDILRAIAPLLNAIPNKISLAGHTDDFQYANGDRGYSNWELSADRANASRRELVMGGLDAGKMLRIVGMADTMKLKNRGGDDAVNRRISLLVLNHDTEAAIEKENAESDAVQVSDPAQIIPDITAPAVPAAPTAPAASTTPAAPAASTTPAAPANPGASAVTTDHSSQPR; via the coding sequence ATGAAGCATGGTAATCGCCCCATTGTGCTGATCAAACGGCGCAAACATAAAAGGCATGAAGGAGGTCATGGCTCATGGAAGATCGCCTATGCCGACTTTATGACGGCGATGATGGCGTTCTTTATGGTGATGTGGCTGCTCTCGATCGCGAACCCGCAGCAGCTGATACAGATTGCGGAATACTTCAGAACGCCGTTGAAAGTGGCGTTAACCGGTGGACAGCGCAGCAGCGACAGCGACAGCCCCATTCCTGGTGGCGGTGATGATCCGACCAAAAAGCAGGGTGAGGTCAAGAAAGCGGTCGATATGGATGCACAGAAACGTCAGCTGGATGATATCCGTCTGAACCGTCTGCGTGAAAAACTCGACCAGCTGATTGAAGCCGATCCGCGTCTGAAAGCGCTGCGTCCCCATTTGATCATCAATATGGTGGAAGAGGGGTTGCGTATCCAGATCATCGATAGCCAGAACCGACCGATGTTTAAAACCGGCAGCGCCGAGGTTGAGCCTTATATGCGCGATATCCTGCGTGCCATTGCGCCGTTGTTGAATGCTATCCCCAACAAAATCAGCCTGGCGGGGCACACCGATGACTTCCAGTATGCCAATGGCGATCGTGGTTACAGCAACTGGGAACTGTCGGCAGACCGTGCCAACGCCTCACGTCGCGAGTTGGTGATGGGGGGGCTTGATGCCGGCAAAATGCTGCGCATCGTCGGTATGGCTGACACCATGAAACTGAAAAACCGCGGGGGTGATGATGCTGTTAACCGCCGCATTAGCCTGCTGGTGTTGAACCATGACACTGAAGCAGCAATTGAAAAAGAGAACGCCGAGAGCGATGCCGTCCAGGTTAGCGACCCGGCACAGATAATTCCCGATATTACCGCGCCCGCAGTTCCGGCTGCGCCGACAGCACCAGCGGCTTCAACGACACCGGCAGCGCCGGCTGCTTCGACGACGCCAGCTGCTCCGGCCAATCCGGGTGCAAGTGCGGTGACTACTGACCACTCCTCACAGCCGAGGTGA
- the cheA gene encoding chemotaxis protein CheA, translating into MDISDFYQTFFDEADELLADMEQHLLGLDPQEPDSEQLNAIFRAAHSIKGGAGTFGFTVLQETTHILENILDGARRGEMALSTDIINLFLETKDIMQEQLDAYKTAQEPNAESFNYICEALRQLALEAKGVAPAAPAAAAVVVNEVPAVPATGAAGLRLQLVDLKEKEPDLLLEELGNLGTLSDVVKGANTLEATIDGVGKDDIVAVLCFVIEEAQIRFPEGAAAPEAAPAPAPVVAAEPAPTATVTDITPAKRETKRAAAPAKASESSSIRVAVEKVDQLINLVGELVITQSMLAQRSGELDPVAHGDLLNSMGQLERNARDLQESVMSIRMMPMEYVFSRFPRLVRDLASKLGKEVELTLLGSSTELDKSLIERIIDPLTHLVRNSLDHGIESPEKRLAAGKSGVGNLTLSAEHQGGNICIEVVDDGAGLNRERILAKAMSSGLPVSESMSDEEVGMLIFAPGFSTAEQVTDVSGRGVGMDVVKRNIQEMGGHVEIASKQGKGTTIRILLPLTLAILDGMSVRVADEVFILPLNAVMESLQPRAEELKPLAGGERVLEVRGEYLPLVELWNVFDVQHAKTDATQGIVVILQSAGRRYALLVDQLIGQHQVVVKNLESNYRKVPGISAATILGDGSVALIVDVSALQSLNREKRVAGAAA; encoded by the coding sequence ATGGACATCAGCGATTTTTACCAGACGTTTTTTGATGAGGCCGATGAGCTGTTAGCGGACATGGAGCAACACCTGTTGGGACTGGATCCCCAGGAGCCAGATTCCGAACAGTTGAATGCTATCTTCCGCGCTGCCCACTCGATTAAGGGCGGAGCCGGTACGTTCGGCTTTACCGTTTTACAGGAAACCACTCACATCCTGGAAAACATTCTGGATGGTGCGCGTCGTGGCGAAATGGCGCTCAGCACCGACATCATCAACCTGTTTTTGGAAACCAAAGATATTATGCAGGAACAGCTCGATGCCTATAAAACCGCGCAGGAACCGAACGCAGAAAGCTTTAACTACATCTGCGAAGCCCTGCGTCAGCTGGCGCTGGAAGCCAAAGGGGTAGCGCCAGCCGCACCGGCCGCTGCTGCCGTGGTGGTAAACGAGGTGCCTGCGGTGCCGGCCACCGGCGCTGCGGGACTGCGTCTGCAACTGGTTGACCTGAAAGAAAAAGAACCCGATTTGTTGCTGGAAGAACTGGGCAATCTCGGTACGTTAAGTGACGTGGTAAAAGGTGCCAACACACTGGAAGCCACTATCGACGGCGTGGGTAAAGATGACATCGTCGCGGTGCTGTGCTTTGTGATTGAAGAAGCACAGATTCGCTTCCCGGAAGGTGCCGCTGCGCCTGAAGCCGCTCCGGCACCTGCGCCAGTGGTTGCGGCTGAACCGGCACCCACTGCCACCGTAACCGATATTACTCCGGCGAAGCGCGAAACCAAACGCGCAGCCGCACCGGCCAAAGCCAGCGAATCCAGCAGTATCCGCGTTGCGGTAGAGAAAGTTGATCAGTTGATCAACCTGGTGGGTGAACTGGTGATTACCCAGTCGATGCTGGCACAGCGTTCCGGCGAACTGGACCCGGTGGCACACGGTGATCTGCTGAACAGCATGGGGCAGTTGGAACGCAATGCGCGCGACCTCCAGGAATCGGTGATGTCGATCCGTATGATGCCGATGGAGTATGTCTTCAGCCGCTTCCCGCGCCTGGTGCGCGACCTTGCCAGCAAGCTGGGTAAAGAGGTGGAACTGACGCTGCTCGGCAGCTCGACCGAACTGGATAAGAGCCTGATCGAACGCATTATCGATCCGTTAACTCACCTGGTGCGTAACAGTCTCGACCACGGTATTGAATCACCGGAAAAACGTCTGGCCGCCGGGAAAAGCGGTGTCGGTAATTTGACGCTGTCTGCGGAACATCAGGGCGGCAACATCTGTATCGAAGTGGTCGATGACGGTGCGGGCCTCAACCGTGAACGTATTCTGGCGAAAGCGATGTCCTCTGGCCTGCCGGTCAGTGAAAGCATGAGCGACGAAGAAGTCGGCATGTTGATCTTCGCACCTGGCTTCTCCACCGCTGAACAGGTAACCGACGTGTCGGGCCGTGGTGTTGGCATGGATGTGGTGAAGCGAAATATTCAGGAAATGGGCGGTCACGTCGAAATCGCCTCGAAGCAGGGCAAAGGCACCACCATCCGCATTCTGCTGCCGTTGACGCTGGCTATTCTGGATGGGATGTCCGTACGTGTTGCCGATGAAGTGTTTATCCTGCCACTCAACGCGGTGATGGAATCGCTGCAACCGCGTGCCGAAGAACTGAAACCGCTGGCCGGTGGCGAACGCGTGCTGGAAGTGCGTGGTGAGTATCTGCCGCTGGTGGAACTGTGGAATGTGTTCGATGTGCAGCACGCCAAAACCGATGCTACGCAGGGGATTGTGGTGATCCTGCAAAGCGCAGGCCGTCGCTATGCCCTGTTGGTTGATCAGCTGATTGGTCAGCATCAGGTGGTGGTGAAAAACCTCGAAAGCAACTACCGCAAAGTGCCGGGCATCTCCGCCGCCACCATCCTTGGCGATGGCAGCGTGGCGTTGATTGTGGATGTCTCAGCCCTGCAATCGCTGAACCGTGAAAAACGTGTGGCCGGTGCCGCAGCGTAA
- the cheW gene encoding chemotaxis protein CheW: MTGMATVTKIAGETVGQEFLVFTLGDEEYGIDILKVQEIRGYDQVTRIANTPEFIKGVTNLRGVIVPIIDLRVKFSQPDVDYNENTVVIVLNLEHRVVGIVVDGVSDVLSLTQDQIRPAPEFAVTMSTEYLTGLGALGERMLILVDIEKLLSSEEMALVDTLRSA; encoded by the coding sequence ATGACTGGAATGGCAACCGTGACGAAAATCGCTGGCGAAACCGTGGGCCAGGAGTTCTTAGTCTTCACGCTGGGAGATGAAGAGTACGGTATCGATATCCTGAAAGTGCAGGAAATTCGTGGCTACGATCAGGTAACGCGTATCGCGAACACGCCGGAATTTATCAAAGGCGTGACCAACCTGCGCGGCGTGATTGTGCCGATTATCGATCTGCGCGTGAAGTTTTCGCAGCCAGATGTGGATTACAACGAGAACACCGTGGTGATTGTGCTGAATCTTGAGCATCGCGTGGTGGGTATCGTGGTGGACGGTGTTTCTGATGTGCTGTCCCTGACGCAGGATCAAATCCGTCCGGCACCGGAATTCGCGGTGACCATGTCGACTGAGTATCTGACGGGCCTCGGCGCGTTGGGTGAGCGCATGCTGATTCTGGTGGATATCGAGAAGCTGCTGAGCAGCGAAGAGATGGCGCTGGTCGATACCCTGCGCAGCGCATAA